The proteins below come from a single Oncorhynchus keta strain PuntledgeMale-10-30-2019 chromosome 32, Oket_V2, whole genome shotgun sequence genomic window:
- the LOC118378914 gene encoding ataxin-7-like protein 3 isoform X5 — protein sequence MKMEDMSLSGLDNTKLEALAQDIYSDLVEDACLGLCFEVHRAVKQGYFFLDDTDQESMKDFEIVDQPGVDIFGQVYNQWKNKECVCPNCNRSIAASRFAPHLEKCLGMGRNSSRIANRRIASSNNMNNKSESDQEDNDDVNDNDWSYGSEKKAKKRKSDKNPNSPRRSKSVKHKNVLE from the exons ATGAAAATGGAGGATATGTCTCTGTCGGGCCTGGACAACACCAAGCTAGAG GCCTTGGCTCAGGACATCTACTCGGACCTGGTGGAGGACGCCTGTTTGGGCCTGTGTTTCGAGGTGCATCGTGCTGTcaaacagggctacttcttcctGGATGACACGGACCAAGAAAGCATGAAGGACTTCG AAATCGTTGACCAACCAGGAGTGGACATTTTCGGGCAAGTGTACAATCAGTGGAAAAacaaggagtgtgtgtgtcccaACTGCAACCGGAGCATTGCTGCGTCCCGCTTTGCCCCTCATCTGGAGAAATGCTTGGGCATGGGGCGCAACAGCAGCCGCATCGCCAACCGCAG AATAGCAAGCAGTAACAACATGAACAACAAATCAGAGAGTGATCAGGAAGACAATGATGACGTCAATGACAATGACTGGTCGTATGGCTCAGAAAAAAAAG CTAAGAAGAGAAAGTCAGATAAG AATCCAAATTCACCCAGAAGATCAAAATCTGTAAAGCATAAAAATG TTTTAGAGTAG
- the LOC118378918 gene encoding nucleolar transcription factor 1-like isoform X2, which yields MILVRGSLQDSSSPHGYKTWFTPCSTTAERKVGLNRTVSRLKKVQMNGEMDASTKDQGEIIVNQREIIVVHQVWTQDDLLNLLEAMKVNLPQKDLAKYKTSESHLDWDKVSFNSFTGEMCKQKWNEVSKVIRKFRTLTELIFDAQDFIKNPYKGKKLKKHPDFPKKPLTPYFRFFIEKRAKYAKLHPEMSNLDLTKILSMKYRGLPDKKKKKYLEDFQKDKETFGHSMSKFREDHPDLVESMAKKGSNVPEKPRTPQQLWYSHEKKAFLKTHADATTKDIKDSLGKQWTQLSDKKRLKWIAKSLEMHKAYEEVMKGFIETHPELNMSNEDIVKSTLTKAERHLKDKSDGRPDKPPPNGYSMFCAELMSSMKDVPSTERMVMCSQQWKLLKQNEKDGYQKRCEQRKKEYEVEMNRFLCSISEEEQQRVLGEQKMIGFKKGSGGSKKKSRAKPSPEKPKRPISAMFIFSEEKRPKLQQERPDLSDSELTRLLARMWNELSDKKKEKYKRLETVLKAESVKKGQEERSRLPDTPKTAQDIWQQSVIGDYLARFKNDRPKAQKAMEATWNTMEKKEKIMWIKKAAEDQKRYERELSEMRSPATIIASGKKMKFDGEPKKPPSNGYQKFSQEMLSNGELNHLPMKERMGEIGGRWQRQPQKEKDRYKKIAEEKQKLYKVELERWLASLSSQERNVYKEYNSQKRKTPVKPGGTAAKVKAKDTEDEEDDDDDEELEKEAASSDNDSSSAEDSEEEDDDDDNEEDDDDDEADDKENKSEGSSSSDSSSVETSDSDSD from the exons ATGATCCTGGTGCGGGGCAG TCTTCAAGACTCATCCTCGCCACACGGCTACAAAACCTGGTTTACCCCGTGTTCAACAACAGCTGAAAGAAAAGTCGGGCTGAATAGAACCGTTTCACG GTTAAAGAAAGTACAGATGAATGGAGAAATGGACGCGTCCACTAAAGACCAAGGTGAGATCATAGTCAATCAACGTGAGATCATAGTAGTCCATCAAG TGTGGACGCAGGACGACCTTCTGAATCTGCTAGAGGCCATGAAAGTCAATCTTCCACAGAAGGACCTGGCCAAGTACAAGACGTCGGAGTCCCATCTGGACTGGGATAAAGTGTCCTTCAACTCATTCACAGGAGAGATGTGCAAACAGAAGTGGAACGAGGTCTCCAAAGTG ATCCGTAAATTTCGCACATTAACAGAGCTGATTTTTGATGCCCAAGACTTTATCAAGAACCCTTATAAGGGCAAGAAGCTGAAG AAGCATCCAGATTTCCCTAAAAAGCCCCTGACACCATATTTCCGCTTCTTCATTGAGAAGAGGGCCAAGTATGCCAAGCTGCACCCTGAGATGAGCAACCTAGACCTCACTAAGATCCTCTCCATGAAGTACAGAGGGCTGCCTGACAAAAAGAAG AAAAAATATCTAGAAGACTTCCAGAAAGACAAAGAAACGTTTGGGCACAGCATGTCAAAGTTCAG GGAGGACCATCCGGACCTGGTGGAGAGCATGGCAAAGAAAGGTTCTAATGTGCCAGAGAAACCCAGGACGCCTCAGCAGCTATGGTACAGTCACGAGAAGAAGGCCTTCCTCAAAACACACGCAGAC GCGACCACCAAAGACATTAAAGACAGTCTTGGGAAGCAGTGGACACAGCTGTCGGACAAAAAGAGACTTAAGTGGATTGCCAAGTCCCTGGAGATGCACAAAGCATATGAG GAGGTGATGAAGGGCTTCATTGAGACTCACCCAGAGCTCAACATGAGCAACGAGGACATCGTCAAGTCCACCCTTACCAAGGCTGAGAGACATCTGAAGGACAAATCTGATGGCAGGCCAGACAAACCACCCCC gaaTGGTTACTCCATGTTCTGTGCTGAGTTGATGTCCAGTATGAAGGACGTGCCCAGTACAGAGCGCATGGTCATGTGCAGCCAGCAGTGGAAGCTGCTGAAACAGAACGAGAAGGACGGCTACCAGAAACGCTGCGAACAG agaaagaaagaatacGAAGTCGAGATGAACCGGTTTCTTTGT AGTATATCAGAGGAGGAGCAGCAGCGTGTGCTGGGGGAGCAGAAGATGATTGGCTTTAAGAAGGGCAGCGGGGGCAGCAAAAAGAAGAGCAGAGCAAAG CCTAGCCCAGAGAAGCCCAAAAGGCCCATCTCGGCCATGTTCATCTTCTCTGAAGAGAAACGACCAAAGCTGCAGCAAGAGCGACCAGACCTGTCCGACAGTGAGCTCACCAGGCTGCTGGCACGCATGTGGAACGAGCTCTCAGATAAGAAGAAG GAGAAGTACAAGCGCCTTGAGACGGTCCTGAAGGCAGAGTCTGTGAAGAAGGGACAAGAGGAGCGCAGCCGGCTGCCAGACACCCCCAAGACTGCACAGGACATCTGGCAGCAGAGCGTCATAGGAGACTACCTGGCCAGGTTCAAG AACGACCGGCCAAAAGCCCAGAAAGCCATGGAAGCCACTTGGAACACcatggagaagaaggagaagatcATGTGGATCAAGAAGGCAGCTGAGGACCAGAAACGATACGAG AGGGAGCTGAGTGAGATGCGCTCTCCGGCAACCATCATTGCCTCAGGGAAGAAGATGAAATTTGACGGTGAACCCAAGAAACCCCCATC GAATGGCTACCAGAAGTTCTCTCAGGAGATGCTGTCCAACGGAGAGCTGAACCACCTCCCTATGAAGGAGCGCATGGGGGAGATCGGGGGCCGCTGGCAGAGGCAGCCCCAGAAGGAGAAGGACCGCTACAAAAAGATCGCTGAGGAGAAACAGAAGCTGTACAAAGTAGAGCTGGAGCGGTGGCTGGCG AGCTTGTCCTCACAAGAAAGAAATGTGTACAAGGAGTACAACTCACAA AAAAGAAAAACCCCAGTGAAACCAGGAGGCACTGCAGCCAAAGTTAAGGCCAAG GACACAGAGGacgaggaggatgatgatgatgacgaggaGTTAGAGAAGGAGGCTGCCTCATCAGATAACGATTCGTCCAGTGCCGAGGACAGTGAGGAGgaagatgatgatgacgat AATGAGgaagatgacgatgatgatgaggcGGATGATAAAGAGAACAAGTCGGAGGGGAGTAGCAGCAGTGACTCGAGCTCAGTGGAGACATCGGACTCTGATTCAGACTGA
- the LOC118378918 gene encoding nucleolar transcription factor 1-like isoform X4 yields MNGEMDASTKDQGEIIVNQREIIVVHQVWTQDDLLNLLEAMKVNLPQKDLAKYKTSESHLDWDKVSFNSFTGEMCKQKWNEVSKVIRKFRTLTELIFDAQDFIKNPYKGKKLKKHPDFPKKPLTPYFRFFIEKRAKYAKLHPEMSNLDLTKILSMKYRGLPDKKKKKYLEDFQKDKETFGHSMSKFREDHPDLVESMAKKGSNVPEKPRTPQQLWYSHEKKAFLKTHADATTKDIKDSLGKQWTQLSDKKRLKWIAKSLEMHKAYEEVMKGFIETHPELNMSNEDIVKSTLTKAERHLKDKSDGRPDKPPPNGYSMFCAELMSSMKDVPSTERMVMCSQQWKLLKQNEKDGYQKRCEQRKKEYEVEMNRFLCSISEEEQQRVLGEQKMIGFKKGSGGSKKKSRAKPSPEKPKRPISAMFIFSEEKRPKLQQERPDLSDSELTRLLARMWNELSDKKKEKYKRLETVLKAESVKKGQEERSRLPDTPKTAQDIWQQSVIGDYLARFKNDRPKAQKAMEATWNTMEKKEKIMWIKKAAEDQKRYERELSEMRSPATIIASGKKMKFDGEPKKPPSNGYQKFSQEMLSNGELNHLPMKERMGEIGGRWQRQPQKEKDRYKKIAEEKQKLYKVELERWLASLSSQERNVYKEYNSQKRKTPVKPGGTAAKVKAKVTKKSDTEDEEDDDDDEELEKEAASSDNDSSSAEDSEEEDDDDDNEEDDDDDEADDKENKSEGSSSSDSSSVETSDSDSD; encoded by the exons ATGAATGGAGAAATGGACGCGTCCACTAAAGACCAAGGTGAGATCATAGTCAATCAACGTGAGATCATAGTAGTCCATCAAG TGTGGACGCAGGACGACCTTCTGAATCTGCTAGAGGCCATGAAAGTCAATCTTCCACAGAAGGACCTGGCCAAGTACAAGACGTCGGAGTCCCATCTGGACTGGGATAAAGTGTCCTTCAACTCATTCACAGGAGAGATGTGCAAACAGAAGTGGAACGAGGTCTCCAAAGTG ATCCGTAAATTTCGCACATTAACAGAGCTGATTTTTGATGCCCAAGACTTTATCAAGAACCCTTATAAGGGCAAGAAGCTGAAG AAGCATCCAGATTTCCCTAAAAAGCCCCTGACACCATATTTCCGCTTCTTCATTGAGAAGAGGGCCAAGTATGCCAAGCTGCACCCTGAGATGAGCAACCTAGACCTCACTAAGATCCTCTCCATGAAGTACAGAGGGCTGCCTGACAAAAAGAAG AAAAAATATCTAGAAGACTTCCAGAAAGACAAAGAAACGTTTGGGCACAGCATGTCAAAGTTCAG GGAGGACCATCCGGACCTGGTGGAGAGCATGGCAAAGAAAGGTTCTAATGTGCCAGAGAAACCCAGGACGCCTCAGCAGCTATGGTACAGTCACGAGAAGAAGGCCTTCCTCAAAACACACGCAGAC GCGACCACCAAAGACATTAAAGACAGTCTTGGGAAGCAGTGGACACAGCTGTCGGACAAAAAGAGACTTAAGTGGATTGCCAAGTCCCTGGAGATGCACAAAGCATATGAG GAGGTGATGAAGGGCTTCATTGAGACTCACCCAGAGCTCAACATGAGCAACGAGGACATCGTCAAGTCCACCCTTACCAAGGCTGAGAGACATCTGAAGGACAAATCTGATGGCAGGCCAGACAAACCACCCCC gaaTGGTTACTCCATGTTCTGTGCTGAGTTGATGTCCAGTATGAAGGACGTGCCCAGTACAGAGCGCATGGTCATGTGCAGCCAGCAGTGGAAGCTGCTGAAACAGAACGAGAAGGACGGCTACCAGAAACGCTGCGAACAG agaaagaaagaatacGAAGTCGAGATGAACCGGTTTCTTTGT AGTATATCAGAGGAGGAGCAGCAGCGTGTGCTGGGGGAGCAGAAGATGATTGGCTTTAAGAAGGGCAGCGGGGGCAGCAAAAAGAAGAGCAGAGCAAAG CCTAGCCCAGAGAAGCCCAAAAGGCCCATCTCGGCCATGTTCATCTTCTCTGAAGAGAAACGACCAAAGCTGCAGCAAGAGCGACCAGACCTGTCCGACAGTGAGCTCACCAGGCTGCTGGCACGCATGTGGAACGAGCTCTCAGATAAGAAGAAG GAGAAGTACAAGCGCCTTGAGACGGTCCTGAAGGCAGAGTCTGTGAAGAAGGGACAAGAGGAGCGCAGCCGGCTGCCAGACACCCCCAAGACTGCACAGGACATCTGGCAGCAGAGCGTCATAGGAGACTACCTGGCCAGGTTCAAG AACGACCGGCCAAAAGCCCAGAAAGCCATGGAAGCCACTTGGAACACcatggagaagaaggagaagatcATGTGGATCAAGAAGGCAGCTGAGGACCAGAAACGATACGAG AGGGAGCTGAGTGAGATGCGCTCTCCGGCAACCATCATTGCCTCAGGGAAGAAGATGAAATTTGACGGTGAACCCAAGAAACCCCCATC GAATGGCTACCAGAAGTTCTCTCAGGAGATGCTGTCCAACGGAGAGCTGAACCACCTCCCTATGAAGGAGCGCATGGGGGAGATCGGGGGCCGCTGGCAGAGGCAGCCCCAGAAGGAGAAGGACCGCTACAAAAAGATCGCTGAGGAGAAACAGAAGCTGTACAAAGTAGAGCTGGAGCGGTGGCTGGCG AGCTTGTCCTCACAAGAAAGAAATGTGTACAAGGAGTACAACTCACAA AAAAGAAAAACCCCAGTGAAACCAGGAGGCACTGCAGCCAAAGTTAAGGCCAAGGTAACCAAGAAATCT GACACAGAGGacgaggaggatgatgatgatgacgaggaGTTAGAGAAGGAGGCTGCCTCATCAGATAACGATTCGTCCAGTGCCGAGGACAGTGAGGAGgaagatgatgatgacgat AATGAGgaagatgacgatgatgatgaggcGGATGATAAAGAGAACAAGTCGGAGGGGAGTAGCAGCAGTGACTCGAGCTCAGTGGAGACATCGGACTCTGATTCAGACTGA
- the LOC118378918 gene encoding nucleolar transcription factor 1-like isoform X1: MILVRGSLQDSSSPHGYKTWFTPCSTTAERKVGLNRTVSRLKKVQMNGEMDASTKDQGEIIVNQREIIVVHQVWTQDDLLNLLEAMKVNLPQKDLAKYKTSESHLDWDKVSFNSFTGEMCKQKWNEVSKVIRKFRTLTELIFDAQDFIKNPYKGKKLKKHPDFPKKPLTPYFRFFIEKRAKYAKLHPEMSNLDLTKILSMKYRGLPDKKKKKYLEDFQKDKETFGHSMSKFREDHPDLVESMAKKGSNVPEKPRTPQQLWYSHEKKAFLKTHADATTKDIKDSLGKQWTQLSDKKRLKWIAKSLEMHKAYEEVMKGFIETHPELNMSNEDIVKSTLTKAERHLKDKSDGRPDKPPPNGYSMFCAELMSSMKDVPSTERMVMCSQQWKLLKQNEKDGYQKRCEQRKKEYEVEMNRFLCSISEEEQQRVLGEQKMIGFKKGSGGSKKKSRAKPSPEKPKRPISAMFIFSEEKRPKLQQERPDLSDSELTRLLARMWNELSDKKKEKYKRLETVLKAESVKKGQEERSRLPDTPKTAQDIWQQSVIGDYLARFKNDRPKAQKAMEATWNTMEKKEKIMWIKKAAEDQKRYERELSEMRSPATIIASGKKMKFDGEPKKPPSNGYQKFSQEMLSNGELNHLPMKERMGEIGGRWQRQPQKEKDRYKKIAEEKQKLYKVELERWLASLSSQERNVYKEYNSQKRKTPVKPGGTAAKVKAKVTKKSDTEDEEDDDDDEELEKEAASSDNDSSSAEDSEEEDDDDDNEEDDDDDEADDKENKSEGSSSSDSSSVETSDSDSD; this comes from the exons ATGATCCTGGTGCGGGGCAG TCTTCAAGACTCATCCTCGCCACACGGCTACAAAACCTGGTTTACCCCGTGTTCAACAACAGCTGAAAGAAAAGTCGGGCTGAATAGAACCGTTTCACG GTTAAAGAAAGTACAGATGAATGGAGAAATGGACGCGTCCACTAAAGACCAAGGTGAGATCATAGTCAATCAACGTGAGATCATAGTAGTCCATCAAG TGTGGACGCAGGACGACCTTCTGAATCTGCTAGAGGCCATGAAAGTCAATCTTCCACAGAAGGACCTGGCCAAGTACAAGACGTCGGAGTCCCATCTGGACTGGGATAAAGTGTCCTTCAACTCATTCACAGGAGAGATGTGCAAACAGAAGTGGAACGAGGTCTCCAAAGTG ATCCGTAAATTTCGCACATTAACAGAGCTGATTTTTGATGCCCAAGACTTTATCAAGAACCCTTATAAGGGCAAGAAGCTGAAG AAGCATCCAGATTTCCCTAAAAAGCCCCTGACACCATATTTCCGCTTCTTCATTGAGAAGAGGGCCAAGTATGCCAAGCTGCACCCTGAGATGAGCAACCTAGACCTCACTAAGATCCTCTCCATGAAGTACAGAGGGCTGCCTGACAAAAAGAAG AAAAAATATCTAGAAGACTTCCAGAAAGACAAAGAAACGTTTGGGCACAGCATGTCAAAGTTCAG GGAGGACCATCCGGACCTGGTGGAGAGCATGGCAAAGAAAGGTTCTAATGTGCCAGAGAAACCCAGGACGCCTCAGCAGCTATGGTACAGTCACGAGAAGAAGGCCTTCCTCAAAACACACGCAGAC GCGACCACCAAAGACATTAAAGACAGTCTTGGGAAGCAGTGGACACAGCTGTCGGACAAAAAGAGACTTAAGTGGATTGCCAAGTCCCTGGAGATGCACAAAGCATATGAG GAGGTGATGAAGGGCTTCATTGAGACTCACCCAGAGCTCAACATGAGCAACGAGGACATCGTCAAGTCCACCCTTACCAAGGCTGAGAGACATCTGAAGGACAAATCTGATGGCAGGCCAGACAAACCACCCCC gaaTGGTTACTCCATGTTCTGTGCTGAGTTGATGTCCAGTATGAAGGACGTGCCCAGTACAGAGCGCATGGTCATGTGCAGCCAGCAGTGGAAGCTGCTGAAACAGAACGAGAAGGACGGCTACCAGAAACGCTGCGAACAG agaaagaaagaatacGAAGTCGAGATGAACCGGTTTCTTTGT AGTATATCAGAGGAGGAGCAGCAGCGTGTGCTGGGGGAGCAGAAGATGATTGGCTTTAAGAAGGGCAGCGGGGGCAGCAAAAAGAAGAGCAGAGCAAAG CCTAGCCCAGAGAAGCCCAAAAGGCCCATCTCGGCCATGTTCATCTTCTCTGAAGAGAAACGACCAAAGCTGCAGCAAGAGCGACCAGACCTGTCCGACAGTGAGCTCACCAGGCTGCTGGCACGCATGTGGAACGAGCTCTCAGATAAGAAGAAG GAGAAGTACAAGCGCCTTGAGACGGTCCTGAAGGCAGAGTCTGTGAAGAAGGGACAAGAGGAGCGCAGCCGGCTGCCAGACACCCCCAAGACTGCACAGGACATCTGGCAGCAGAGCGTCATAGGAGACTACCTGGCCAGGTTCAAG AACGACCGGCCAAAAGCCCAGAAAGCCATGGAAGCCACTTGGAACACcatggagaagaaggagaagatcATGTGGATCAAGAAGGCAGCTGAGGACCAGAAACGATACGAG AGGGAGCTGAGTGAGATGCGCTCTCCGGCAACCATCATTGCCTCAGGGAAGAAGATGAAATTTGACGGTGAACCCAAGAAACCCCCATC GAATGGCTACCAGAAGTTCTCTCAGGAGATGCTGTCCAACGGAGAGCTGAACCACCTCCCTATGAAGGAGCGCATGGGGGAGATCGGGGGCCGCTGGCAGAGGCAGCCCCAGAAGGAGAAGGACCGCTACAAAAAGATCGCTGAGGAGAAACAGAAGCTGTACAAAGTAGAGCTGGAGCGGTGGCTGGCG AGCTTGTCCTCACAAGAAAGAAATGTGTACAAGGAGTACAACTCACAA AAAAGAAAAACCCCAGTGAAACCAGGAGGCACTGCAGCCAAAGTTAAGGCCAAGGTAACCAAGAAATCT GACACAGAGGacgaggaggatgatgatgatgacgaggaGTTAGAGAAGGAGGCTGCCTCATCAGATAACGATTCGTCCAGTGCCGAGGACAGTGAGGAGgaagatgatgatgacgat AATGAGgaagatgacgatgatgatgaggcGGATGATAAAGAGAACAAGTCGGAGGGGAGTAGCAGCAGTGACTCGAGCTCAGTGGAGACATCGGACTCTGATTCAGACTGA
- the LOC118378918 gene encoding nucleolar transcription factor 1-like isoform X3, with protein MILVRGSLQDSSSPHGYKTWFTPCSTTAERKVGLNRTVSRLKKVQMNGEMDASTKDQVWTQDDLLNLLEAMKVNLPQKDLAKYKTSESHLDWDKVSFNSFTGEMCKQKWNEVSKVIRKFRTLTELIFDAQDFIKNPYKGKKLKKHPDFPKKPLTPYFRFFIEKRAKYAKLHPEMSNLDLTKILSMKYRGLPDKKKKKYLEDFQKDKETFGHSMSKFREDHPDLVESMAKKGSNVPEKPRTPQQLWYSHEKKAFLKTHADATTKDIKDSLGKQWTQLSDKKRLKWIAKSLEMHKAYEEVMKGFIETHPELNMSNEDIVKSTLTKAERHLKDKSDGRPDKPPPNGYSMFCAELMSSMKDVPSTERMVMCSQQWKLLKQNEKDGYQKRCEQRKKEYEVEMNRFLCSISEEEQQRVLGEQKMIGFKKGSGGSKKKSRAKPSPEKPKRPISAMFIFSEEKRPKLQQERPDLSDSELTRLLARMWNELSDKKKEKYKRLETVLKAESVKKGQEERSRLPDTPKTAQDIWQQSVIGDYLARFKNDRPKAQKAMEATWNTMEKKEKIMWIKKAAEDQKRYERELSEMRSPATIIASGKKMKFDGEPKKPPSNGYQKFSQEMLSNGELNHLPMKERMGEIGGRWQRQPQKEKDRYKKIAEEKQKLYKVELERWLASLSSQERNVYKEYNSQKRKTPVKPGGTAAKVKAKVTKKSDTEDEEDDDDDEELEKEAASSDNDSSSAEDSEEEDDDDDNEEDDDDDEADDKENKSEGSSSSDSSSVETSDSDSD; from the exons ATGATCCTGGTGCGGGGCAG TCTTCAAGACTCATCCTCGCCACACGGCTACAAAACCTGGTTTACCCCGTGTTCAACAACAGCTGAAAGAAAAGTCGGGCTGAATAGAACCGTTTCACG GTTAAAGAAAGTACAGATGAATGGAGAAATGGACGCGTCCACTAAAGACCAAG TGTGGACGCAGGACGACCTTCTGAATCTGCTAGAGGCCATGAAAGTCAATCTTCCACAGAAGGACCTGGCCAAGTACAAGACGTCGGAGTCCCATCTGGACTGGGATAAAGTGTCCTTCAACTCATTCACAGGAGAGATGTGCAAACAGAAGTGGAACGAGGTCTCCAAAGTG ATCCGTAAATTTCGCACATTAACAGAGCTGATTTTTGATGCCCAAGACTTTATCAAGAACCCTTATAAGGGCAAGAAGCTGAAG AAGCATCCAGATTTCCCTAAAAAGCCCCTGACACCATATTTCCGCTTCTTCATTGAGAAGAGGGCCAAGTATGCCAAGCTGCACCCTGAGATGAGCAACCTAGACCTCACTAAGATCCTCTCCATGAAGTACAGAGGGCTGCCTGACAAAAAGAAG AAAAAATATCTAGAAGACTTCCAGAAAGACAAAGAAACGTTTGGGCACAGCATGTCAAAGTTCAG GGAGGACCATCCGGACCTGGTGGAGAGCATGGCAAAGAAAGGTTCTAATGTGCCAGAGAAACCCAGGACGCCTCAGCAGCTATGGTACAGTCACGAGAAGAAGGCCTTCCTCAAAACACACGCAGAC GCGACCACCAAAGACATTAAAGACAGTCTTGGGAAGCAGTGGACACAGCTGTCGGACAAAAAGAGACTTAAGTGGATTGCCAAGTCCCTGGAGATGCACAAAGCATATGAG GAGGTGATGAAGGGCTTCATTGAGACTCACCCAGAGCTCAACATGAGCAACGAGGACATCGTCAAGTCCACCCTTACCAAGGCTGAGAGACATCTGAAGGACAAATCTGATGGCAGGCCAGACAAACCACCCCC gaaTGGTTACTCCATGTTCTGTGCTGAGTTGATGTCCAGTATGAAGGACGTGCCCAGTACAGAGCGCATGGTCATGTGCAGCCAGCAGTGGAAGCTGCTGAAACAGAACGAGAAGGACGGCTACCAGAAACGCTGCGAACAG agaaagaaagaatacGAAGTCGAGATGAACCGGTTTCTTTGT AGTATATCAGAGGAGGAGCAGCAGCGTGTGCTGGGGGAGCAGAAGATGATTGGCTTTAAGAAGGGCAGCGGGGGCAGCAAAAAGAAGAGCAGAGCAAAG CCTAGCCCAGAGAAGCCCAAAAGGCCCATCTCGGCCATGTTCATCTTCTCTGAAGAGAAACGACCAAAGCTGCAGCAAGAGCGACCAGACCTGTCCGACAGTGAGCTCACCAGGCTGCTGGCACGCATGTGGAACGAGCTCTCAGATAAGAAGAAG GAGAAGTACAAGCGCCTTGAGACGGTCCTGAAGGCAGAGTCTGTGAAGAAGGGACAAGAGGAGCGCAGCCGGCTGCCAGACACCCCCAAGACTGCACAGGACATCTGGCAGCAGAGCGTCATAGGAGACTACCTGGCCAGGTTCAAG AACGACCGGCCAAAAGCCCAGAAAGCCATGGAAGCCACTTGGAACACcatggagaagaaggagaagatcATGTGGATCAAGAAGGCAGCTGAGGACCAGAAACGATACGAG AGGGAGCTGAGTGAGATGCGCTCTCCGGCAACCATCATTGCCTCAGGGAAGAAGATGAAATTTGACGGTGAACCCAAGAAACCCCCATC GAATGGCTACCAGAAGTTCTCTCAGGAGATGCTGTCCAACGGAGAGCTGAACCACCTCCCTATGAAGGAGCGCATGGGGGAGATCGGGGGCCGCTGGCAGAGGCAGCCCCAGAAGGAGAAGGACCGCTACAAAAAGATCGCTGAGGAGAAACAGAAGCTGTACAAAGTAGAGCTGGAGCGGTGGCTGGCG AGCTTGTCCTCACAAGAAAGAAATGTGTACAAGGAGTACAACTCACAA AAAAGAAAAACCCCAGTGAAACCAGGAGGCACTGCAGCCAAAGTTAAGGCCAAGGTAACCAAGAAATCT GACACAGAGGacgaggaggatgatgatgatgacgaggaGTTAGAGAAGGAGGCTGCCTCATCAGATAACGATTCGTCCAGTGCCGAGGACAGTGAGGAGgaagatgatgatgacgat AATGAGgaagatgacgatgatgatgaggcGGATGATAAAGAGAACAAGTCGGAGGGGAGTAGCAGCAGTGACTCGAGCTCAGTGGAGACATCGGACTCTGATTCAGACTGA
- the LOC118378914 gene encoding ataxin-7-like protein 3 isoform X4, translating into MKMEDMSLSGLDNTKLEALAQDIYSDLVEDACLGLCFEVHRAVKQGYFFLDDTDQESMKDFEIVDQPGVDIFGQVYNQWKNKECVCPNCNRSIAASRFAPHLEKCLGMGRNSSRIANRRIASSNNMNNKSESDQEDNDDVNDNDWSYGSEKKAKKRKSDKNPNSPRRSKSVKHKNALLGPKPCCRSGSSMRAVER; encoded by the exons ATGAAAATGGAGGATATGTCTCTGTCGGGCCTGGACAACACCAAGCTAGAG GCCTTGGCTCAGGACATCTACTCGGACCTGGTGGAGGACGCCTGTTTGGGCCTGTGTTTCGAGGTGCATCGTGCTGTcaaacagggctacttcttcctGGATGACACGGACCAAGAAAGCATGAAGGACTTCG AAATCGTTGACCAACCAGGAGTGGACATTTTCGGGCAAGTGTACAATCAGTGGAAAAacaaggagtgtgtgtgtcccaACTGCAACCGGAGCATTGCTGCGTCCCGCTTTGCCCCTCATCTGGAGAAATGCTTGGGCATGGGGCGCAACAGCAGCCGCATCGCCAACCGCAG AATAGCAAGCAGTAACAACATGAACAACAAATCAGAGAGTGATCAGGAAGACAATGATGACGTCAATGACAATGACTGGTCGTATGGCTCAGAAAAAAAAG CTAAGAAGAGAAAGTCAGATAAG AATCCAAATTCACCCAGAAGATCAAAATCTGTAAAGCATAAAAATG CATTGCTGGGGCCAAAGCCTTGTTGCAGATCAGGAAGCTCCATGCGTGCTGTTGAGAGATGA